TTGGGAAAACGACAGGATTCCAATCGGACAAAAAGTCGATATTATAGAAATAGGGATTTGCAAACTGGATCTGATATCCAATGCTATTTCCCAAAAGCAAAGCATCTACATTATTCCTGAAAGATCAGAGATCAATAAATTCTGTACAAAACTCACAAGAATTACTCCGCAATTAATCGAAGAAAAAGGAATCTATTTCGAAGAAGCCTGTGAAAAGATCAGAGATGAGTACCATTCTGCCTTACTTACATGGGCGGGATATGGAAACTTCGACAGGGAGCAGATCATTGAACAATGTGACTGGCTTGGAACAGAAAGTCCCTTTTCAGAACAATATTTGAACGTGATGTATGAATTCAAAAGACATTTCAGACTACATAAATCAATAGGACTTAAAAGAGCCTTGGATTATCTGACGATGGATTTTGAAGGAAATCATCACAGTGGAGCCGATGATGCTTATAATACCGCTAAGGTCTTAAGTAAGATTTTAGCATAATTTAAAATTTAAAACAAGTGAAAACAACAGAAAATATATTAATTATAGATCTTGAAGCCACGTGTTGGGATAACCGCCCGCCCAGAGGTCAGGAAAGCGAGATCATTGAAATAGGAGTTTGTATCATGAATGCAAAAACCGGAAAGATCTCTAAAAATGAGGGAATCTTAATCAAGCCTCAGTATTCAAAGGTAAGCCCTTTCTGTACAGAGCTTACAACGCTTACACAGAGTTTGCTGGATAATGAAGGCATTATGCTGGATGATGCTTTTGATATTTTAAGAGCAGAATATGACTCCGAGGAATTAACTTGGGC
This genomic interval from Chryseobacterium joostei contains the following:
- a CDS encoding 3'-5' exonuclease, whose translation is MKTTNEILIVDLEATCWENDRIPIGQKVDIIEIGICKLDLISNAISQKQSIYIIPERSEINKFCTKLTRITPQLIEEKGIYFEEACEKIRDEYHSALLTWAGYGNFDREQIIEQCDWLGTESPFSEQYLNVMYEFKRHFRLHKSIGLKRALDYLTMDFEGNHHSGADDAYNTAKVLSKILA
- a CDS encoding 3'-5' exonuclease — translated: MKTTENILIIDLEATCWDNRPPRGQESEIIEIGVCIMNAKTGKISKNEGILIKPQYSKVSPFCTELTTLTQSLLDNEGIMLDDAFDILRAEYDSEELTWASYGNYDLNMLKDQARRFYTDYPMGDDHINVKTLFGELHPTVRKSVGMQRALNELGFKLDGTHHRGVDDARNIAKILHWCLKNY